The following are encoded together in the Hevea brasiliensis isolate MT/VB/25A 57/8 unplaced genomic scaffold, ASM3005281v1 Scaf303, whole genome shotgun sequence genome:
- the LOC110671408 gene encoding ATP-dependent DNA helicase 2 subunit KU70, with the protein MELNPDDIFKDDEDDSDSEFYQQRESSKEFVVYLVDASPKMFSTTCPGEDQKNETHFHIAVSCIAQSLKTQIINRSYDEVAICFFNTREKRNLQDVNGVFVYNVVEREYLDRPTARLIKDFDCIEESFMKDIGCQYGILSGSRENSLYNALWVAQALLRKGSSRTARTTILLFTNEDDPFGSIKGAAKADMTRTTLQRAKDAQDLGISIELLPLGRPDQEFNVSLFYAQLIGLEDDDAAQFMPSAGQKLEDMKDQLRKQMFAKRIVRRITLLIANGLSIELNTYALIRPTTPGAIMWLDSVTNRPLKTERSFICADTGALMHEPTKLSQSYKNENIIFSVEELSEIKRVSTGHLRLLGFKPLSCLKDYHNLRPSTFVFPSDKEVVGSTRIFIALHRSMLRLNRFAVAYCGSSFHPRLVALVAQDEIINAGGQVEPPGMYMIYLPYTDDVRLIEEFHSESNVRVPRATDDHIKKAADLIKRTYLKDFSVCQFANPALQRHYAMLQALALEEEEIPDTIDETLPDEEGMARLGVVKAIEEFKLSVYGDKYDEESNSVGNGKANEASKKRKAAAENAANESANYDWADLADNGQLKDLTVAELKLYLTAHNLPVSGKKEALISRILTHMGK; encoded by the exons ATGGAGTTGAACCCTGACGACATCTTCAAAGATGACGAAGACGATTCCGATTCTGAGTTCTATCAG CAAAGAGAATCCTCCAAAGAATTCGTCGTCTACCTCGTCGATGCTTCTCCCAAAATGTTTAGCACCACTTGCCCTGGC GAAGATCAAAAGAATGAAACTCATTTCCACATTGCTGTCAGTTGTATAGCACAATCTCTGAAGACTCAAATCATTAATAGATCATATGATGAAGTTGCGATCTGCTTCTTCAACACT AGGGAAAAGAGAAATTTGCAAGACGTAAATGGTGTTTTTGTATACAATGTTGTTGAAAGGGAGTATCTAGACAGGCCAACTGCAAGGCTTATAAAGGATTTTGATTGCATAGAGG AATCTTTCATGAAAGACATTGGCTGTCAGTATGGCATTTTGTCTGGGTCTCGGGAGAATTCCCTTTACAATGCTCTTTGGGTGGCACAAGCACTTTTGCGTAAAGG ATCCTCAAGAACTGCTCGTACAACGATACTTTTGTTTACAAATGAAGATGACCCTTTTGGAAGTATCAAGGGTGCAGCAAAAGCAGATATGACGAGAACCACACTGCAGCGAGCTAAA GATGCACAAGATCTTGGGATTTCAATTGAACTTCTCCCCTTAGGTCGGCCTGATCAGGAGTTCAATGTTTCACTCTTTTATGCT CAATTGATTGGATTGGAAGATGATGATGCCGCTCAATTTATGCCCTCTGCAGGACAAAA ATTGGAAGATATGAAAGATCAACTGAGAAAACAAATGTTCGCAAAGCGCATAGTAAGAAGAATCACTTTGTTAATTGCAAATGGTTTGTCAATTGAATTGAATACGTATGCTTTGATACGTCCAACTACACCAG GGGCAATTATGTGGCTTGATTCTGTTACCAATCGTCCTCTAAAG ACGGAACGATCTTTCATTTGTGCAGATACGGGTGCATTGATGCATGAACCAACAAAGCTCTCTCAATCTTATAAAAA TGAGAATATTATCTTCTCTGTGGAGGAATTATCAGAGATAAAAAGAGTTTCAACTGGACATCTTCGTCTTCTTGGATTCAAGCCATTAAGTTGCTTGAAAGATTATCACAACCTGAGGCCTTCAACATTTGTTTTTCCCAGTGACAAG GAAGTGGTTGGTAGCACTCGCATTTTCATTGCTTTGCATAGATCCATGTTGCGGCTTAATCG TTTTGCTGTTGCATATTGTGGCAGCTCCTTTCATCCCCGATTGGTTGCCCTTGTTGCGCAA GATGAGATTATTAATGCTGGTGGTCAGGTTGAGCCACCAGGAATGTACATGATATATCTTCCATATACTGATGATGTCAGACTTATTGAAGAG TTTCATTCAGAGTCAAATGTGAGAGTACCCCGTGCAACTGATGACCACATTAAAAAGGCTGCTGATTTAATTAAACGTACTTACTTGAAAGATTTTTCAGTATGCCAATTTGCTAACCCGG CTCTTCAGAGACACTACGCAATGTTGCAGGCACTTGCTCTAGAAGAAGAAGAGATACCAGACACAATAGATGAAACACTTCCTGATGAGGAAGGCATGGCTAG GCTAGGAGTTGTTAAGGCAATAGAAGAGTTTAAGCTTTCTGTTTATGGTGACAAGTATGATGAGGAAAGCAACTCTGTGGGCAATGGAAAAGCAAATGAGGCCTCCAAAAAAAGGAAAGCAGCTGCTGAAAATGCTGCCAATGAGTCTGCAAATTATGACTGGGCTGACCTTGCTGACAATGGACAG TTGAAGGACTTGACAGTGGCGGAGTTGAAGCTCTACTTGACAGCGCACAATCTTCCTGTTTCTGGGAAAAAGGAAGCTCTGATCAGCAGAATATTAACTCACATGGGGAAGTGA
- the LOC131176994 gene encoding uncharacterized protein LOC131176994 has translation MAFLGSNNSSFMPMTISKFPTSNPCQIKPLIIKCDARESSKPSSGKTTQIDGIVIRFKSKATARKRSKPSSGKTPPQINSVVMGIMKSTEFGHEVVIDPISLNFDKDNKKVEVDAAAAALKNKATE, from the exons ATGGCGTTTTTGGGCTCCAACAACAGCAGCTTCATGCCCATGACCATCTCAAAATTTCCTACCTCCAACCCCTGCCAGATTAAACCTCTGATCAT AAAATGCGATGCAAGAGAAAGCTCAAAACCCAGCTCTGGAAAAACTACACAAATCGATGGTATAGTTATCAGATTTAAGAGCAAAGCTACAGCACGAAAACGCTCAAAACCTAGCTCTGGAAAAACACCTCCACAAATCAATAGCGTAGTTATGGGAATTATGAAGAGCACTGAATTTGGACACGAAGTCGTTATTGATCCTATTAGCTTGAATTTTGATAAAGATAATAAGAAAGTTGAAGTagatgctgctgctgctgctttgAAGAATAAAGCTACTGAGTGA